Below is a window of Synechococcus sp. PCC 7335 DNA.
AAATGCTGGAGGCCGAAATTGAGACGGAGCCTGCGCGGATTGAGGCGGGGTATCGGGTAAAAGTTTCGCGGATTGAACCAGTAGGGTTAGTGTATTTGTGGCCCGTGACAGGTTAAAGGTTCTCTACCATCTGATTAGTAAACTGGCATAATTTAAGCAAGAAGGCAGGAATATCGTTTTATGGCAAGTTCGGCAATTGAAGTGAAAGTTGGGGACAGTGGACGGCTCGTTATTCCAGCTGAATTGCGGCATCAGATGGATCTCCATCCAGGAGATCGTCTAGTTGCGCAGATTGACGATGAGGGGCGACTAACTTTTGAAAAGGCAGAAACGATTAAGCAGCGTCTCAAACAGCAGTTTGCTCATTTGAAAGGGCAAGGTGTGATTGATGATTTGATTGATGAGCGGCGAGCAGCGGCGCGGATGGAGACGTGATGTCAGCCAATAAAACGGATAAACAGTCGCAAACAGTGGTACTAGATGCTTCCGCTCTGTTGGCATTTTTATTAGATGAGGCAGGGCACAAGCAGGTAGATGCAGTAATCGCTGAATCTGTCATGTCGAGCGTGAACTGGTGTGAGGTCGTGCAGCAGATGGTAAAGCGAGAAACCGATATGTTGGGCTGTCGGGAGAGTTTAGAAGTTTTGGGTATGTCAATTATTCCTTTTGATGCGATCGCGGCTGAGCAAACGGCTGAACTTTGGCCAGGGTCTCGTGCCTATGGATTGTCGCTAGGCGATCGCGCTTGCATTGCGCTGGGGATGGCAATGAAGGTTCCTGTTTTGACGGGCGATCGCGTTTGGGCCGATGCCTATCCCAACTCTCTTGTTCAACTCATTCGTTAATCATGGCGCAAGACTACGATCAGTATCTACACAAGGAATGGCTAGGGCTTCTACAACCAGAGGGACTAGTCGTATCGCCGCCTGCTTTGGTAGATGCGCAGGCGTTTGTGGATAAGTCGAAGGCGCTGACGCTTCAACCGGTATTGCAGGCGATCGCACAGCCGGTACTACCCAATGGAAAAGCACAGACCCATGTGCAGCAGTTTGAACCACTTGCACAGCAGATTTTGGAATGGGAGCCAGAAGACTTTGAAGAACAGGCCCAGTTGCCAGAATCTCTATCTGTGCCGCTGCCGGATTATGGTGAAACGCTGCGGCCTGACTATGCAGTCGTCGATCCAGATAGTGATGGTTGGCTGCTACTGGTGCAGTGTGTTCCGTTAGCAGCAGATTTAGACGATGACGATACGGAAGAGACTGGTTGGAAGGCAACCTACCAGCAGAAGTTCGAGCGGCTACTCAAGGGCACCCAGATTCCTATCGGAGTGCTGTGGAACGGGACGAGTTTGCGGCTGGTGTATGCGCCGAGCGGGGAATCAAGCGGGCATGTAACCTTTCCGATTGAGGCGATGACGGAGGTGCCAGGGCGAACGATTCTAGGTGCGCTGGAGATGCTGCTGGGGGCAGATCGGCTATTTAATTCGCCGACAGGTAAGACGTTGCCGAAGCTGTTGGAGGCAAGTCGAAATTATCAGGCGATGGTTTCGACCCAGCTAGCAGAGCAGGTATTGGATGCGCTGTGGGAGTTGTTGCGAGGCTTTCAGGCAGCGGATGCGCAGAGAGAAGATGGCCCGAGTGGTGGTTTGCAATCCCTTGTAGAAGAGGATTCTCAGCATGTGTACGGCGGGCTGCTGACGACACTGATGCGGTTGGTGTTTTTGCTGTATGCCGAAAATCAAGGATTGATGCCAGATGATGAGATCTACCAGGGCAATTATTCGGTGTCTGGGCTGTATGAAAAGCTGCGGGAGGATGCGGTTCACTATCCGGACACAATGGATCAGCGGTATGGAGCTTGGGCATGGCTGCTGAGTTTGTTTCGGTTAGTGTACGAGGGGGGTGGGGCTTATGAGGCGTATCTTCCAGCTCGGCATGGACAGTTGTTTGACCCGAAGGAATATGTGTTTTTAGAAGGGGAGCAAGAGATTCCTCGGGTTGCCGATGGGGTGATCTATCGAATGCTTCAGAAGCTGTTGATTTTGAACGGGGAACGGCTGAGCTATCGGGCACTGGATGTGGAGCAGATCGGCTCGGTGTATGAGGCGATTATGGGCTATGAGGTGGAGATTGCTGAAAGCCAGTCCATTGCGGTACGACCGAAAGATGTGGTGATCAATCTGGAGGCGCTGCTAGAGGCGAAGCCGAAAGATCGGGCAAAGCTATTGAAGGCAGAAGGGGAGCTGAAGCTGTCGGGAAAAGCGGCGACGGCGTTGAAGACGGCAGGGAGTGTACCGGAGTTGTTGGCAGCACTGGAGCGGCGAGTGTCGAGGCGGACTACGCAAGTATTGATGCCGGGAGCGTTGTATTTGCAGCCGGGAGAGGAGCGCAGGCGGACGGGGTCGCACTATACGCCGAGGAAGTTGACACAGCCGATTGTAGAGACGACGCTGCGGCCTATTTTTGAGCGGTTGGGCTCGCAGCCAACGGCGGAGCAGATTTTAGAGCTGAAGGTGTGTGATTTGGCTATGGGGTCGGCGGCCTTTTTGGTGGAGGTATGTCGGCAGTTGGCGGAGCGGCTGGTAGCTGCTTGGGATTATTACGGGATGCCGGAGGATGTGCCGGATGCGGTGGAGCCGTTGTTGTATGCGAGGCGGCTAGTGGCGCAGCGGTGTTTGTATGGGGTGGATAAGAATCCCTTTGCAGTGAATTTGGCGAAGCTATCGCTGTGGCTGGTGACGTTGGCACGAGATTTGCCGTTTACGTTTGTGGATCATGCGCTGAAGTGTGGGGACTCGTTAGTGGGTCTGACACGTAAGGAGATTATTGCTTTTGGCCGCGACCCGGTGCAAGATTTGCCGTTAATGAAGTACGGGCAAGAGCAGATTTTGGCCGCGACGGTGTTGAGGTCTCAGATTCAGGCAGGGGATACGTTGTCGGATGGAGATGCGGCGTTGAAGTATCAACAGTGGCAGGGTGCGGAGGCGAAGTTGTTGCAGGTGCGGATGCTGGGAGATGTGGCAGTTGCAGCATTTTTTGATGGCTGTGGTAAGAGTAAAAAAGATAAGGCGGTCTTAGTGCAGGAGTATGGGGCGATAGTGCGAGCCCAGCCAGAGCAAGTAGTGGAGATTTCTCGGAAGCTACGTGAAAGAGAGAATTCTGTGGCTCCATTAAATTGGGATATAGAGTTTCCTGAGGTGTTTGACCGAGAGAATCCGGGCTTTGACGTGATCGTCGGAAATCCACCTTTTTTGGGTGGCACAAAAATTTCAACCTCTTACGGAAAAGACTATCTGTATTGGTTGCTAGATTCCTATGATTTCTCTGGTAATCGAATGGATCTTGTAGCATATCTCTTCCGCAGAGGATTCGCATTATTAAGGGAATCAGGATGCTTGGGGTTGATTGCAACTAACACTATTGGACAAGGAGACACTCGTTCAGGTGGCCTTGCTCAAATCAGAAAACAAGGAGGTTGGATTTACAATGTTAGCAGACGCTGTAGATGGCCTGGATTAGCCGCTGTAGTTGTAAGTATTATTCATATTCAAAAAGGTAATAGAAGTCTTGCCCCCATAAAAGATCGTCAATGTGTTCAAGAGATAAACTCTTATCTGTTTCATACAAGCAATGATGAAGAACCTGCCACTCTGAAAGCCAATTCTGAAAAGTGCTTTGAAGGAAGTAAGCCATACGGACAAGGATTTTTATTTGATGATTCTGACCATAAGGCAAACTCTATTACCGAAATGAATAGACTAATAGAGAAGAATCCTAAAAATGCAGAGCGGATTTTTCCATATATAGGTGGAGAAGAGGTAAATAATAGCCCAACCCAT
It encodes the following:
- a CDS encoding AbrB/MazE/SpoVT family DNA-binding domain-containing protein, which codes for MASSAIEVKVGDSGRLVIPAELRHQMDLHPGDRLVAQIDDEGRLTFEKAETIKQRLKQQFAHLKGQGVIDDLIDERRAAARMET
- a CDS encoding type IIL restriction-modification enzyme MmeI, yielding MAQDYDQYLHKEWLGLLQPEGLVVSPPALVDAQAFVDKSKALTLQPVLQAIAQPVLPNGKAQTHVQQFEPLAQQILEWEPEDFEEQAQLPESLSVPLPDYGETLRPDYAVVDPDSDGWLLLVQCVPLAADLDDDDTEETGWKATYQQKFERLLKGTQIPIGVLWNGTSLRLVYAPSGESSGHVTFPIEAMTEVPGRTILGALEMLLGADRLFNSPTGKTLPKLLEASRNYQAMVSTQLAEQVLDALWELLRGFQAADAQREDGPSGGLQSLVEEDSQHVYGGLLTTLMRLVFLLYAENQGLMPDDEIYQGNYSVSGLYEKLREDAVHYPDTMDQRYGAWAWLLSLFRLVYEGGGAYEAYLPARHGQLFDPKEYVFLEGEQEIPRVADGVIYRMLQKLLILNGERLSYRALDVEQIGSVYEAIMGYEVEIAESQSIAVRPKDVVINLEALLEAKPKDRAKLLKAEGELKLSGKAATALKTAGSVPELLAALERRVSRRTTQVLMPGALYLQPGEERRRTGSHYTPRKLTQPIVETTLRPIFERLGSQPTAEQILELKVCDLAMGSAAFLVEVCRQLAERLVAAWDYYGMPEDVPDAVEPLLYARRLVAQRCLYGVDKNPFAVNLAKLSLWLVTLARDLPFTFVDHALKCGDSLVGLTRKEIIAFGRDPVQDLPLMKYGQEQILAATVLRSQIQAGDTLSDGDAALKYQQWQGAEAKLLQVRMLGDVAVAAFFDGCGKSKKDKAVLVQEYGAIVRAQPEQVVEISRKLRERENSVAPLNWDIEFPEVFDRENPGFDVIVGNPPFLGGTKISTSYGKDYLYWLLDSYDFSGNRMDLVAYLFRRGFALLRESGCLGLIATNTIGQGDTRSGGLAQIRKQGGWIYNVSRRCRWPGLAAVVVSIIHIQKGNRSLAPIKDRQCVQEINSYLFHTSNDEEPATLKANSEKCFEGSKPYGQGFLFDDSDHKANSITEMNRLIEKNPKNAERIFPYIGGEEVNNSPTHSSHRFTIDFGEMTEDEASHWPDLVAVLREKVKPERSRKAKDVAAWPWWRYWRSRPKLYTAARKLEHVLVVSRISTQYVIAVMQSNMVFSERLDVFALSWSAGLSVLQSRIHEIWARFFGSSMKDDLLYTPTTCFETFPFPENWESVPILQNIGQTYYRFRADLMVRNNQGLTDTYNRFHDPQETDSEILKLRGLHNQMDRAVLNAYGWPDIDTTCGFALDYLDIDETNLPPEAQDRIASGDLHFSDTAEAAAFDNLIQASQKRRKKLPWRYRWPESTHDEVLARLLDLNQQRYEEEVKAGLHSKKKGNKRAKTKRKKKLANASDQLSLIQE
- a CDS encoding type II toxin-antitoxin system VapC family toxin, which encodes MSANKTDKQSQTVVLDASALLAFLLDEAGHKQVDAVIAESVMSSVNWCEVVQQMVKRETDMLGCRESLEVLGMSIIPFDAIAAEQTAELWPGSRAYGLSLGDRACIALGMAMKVPVLTGDRVWADAYPNSLVQLIR